One Leeia speluncae DNA segment encodes these proteins:
- the hfq gene encoding RNA chaperone Hfq, with product MSGKGQILQDPFLNILRKEHVPVSIYLVNGIKLQGQIESFDQYVVLLRNTVTQMVYKHAISTVVPARSVSIPFDQPSEG from the coding sequence CAAATTTTACAAGACCCGTTTCTAAATATTCTTAGAAAAGAACACGTACCTGTTTCTATCTACTTAGTGAACGGAATTAAACTTCAAGGCCAAATTGAGTCATTTGACCAATATGTGGTGCTATTGAGAAATACTGTGACGCAGATGGTGTATAAGCACGCCATTTCTACTGTAGTTCCAGCTCGTTCTGTTTCGATTCCATTCGATCAGCCTTCTGAAGGCTAA